One segment of Cydia amplana chromosome 16, ilCydAmpl1.1, whole genome shotgun sequence DNA contains the following:
- the LOC134655050 gene encoding glucose dehydrogenase [FAD, quinone]-like isoform X1, with the protein MALIPGLTSEFRGSNLDWNYSMRPKKGFCRNRGGKGCEIVQGRVLGGTSTINDMAYMRGSPADYDEWAVIGNHGWDFSHVLPYFRYSEGNYDKDISKNKLFHSTQGPLDVGRYPYADYNVDVLLSALNELGYNYTDINGKEQLGFMRIQTMSYFGERVSAYTAFIEAIRSQRTNLDIVTEALVTKVNFADGSENIKATGVDYIVNGTKVKVSVTKEVILSAGAINSPKLLMASGVGPKEYLEFLSINVYNDLAVGSNFHDHLSVCLPVIKLGKTATTKKFPDKLKDISTYYKKSTGPLSANFQVVAFLETNVSDILNTADIEVRFRGHNSNMYYTHIDMCVSLLTPKSRGQVILNSSNPVYGNPLIYPNFLKNPTDERKLLYGIQEVVKLFDTEVFRTAELEFDPRPILNNECQDYEKVSDEFWLCIIRHFSSPLHNYVGTCKMGTAADQTAVVDQKLKVYGISNLRVVDASVIPKITRGSTAAPVIMIAEKASDLIKTDWY; encoded by the exons ATGGCGCTGATCCCAGGCCTGACTAGCGAGTTCCGCGGCTCAAACTTGGACTGGAATTACAGCATGAGGCCTAAGAAGGG GTTCTGCCGCAACCGCGGCGGCAAAGGCTGCGAGATCGTCCAAGGCCGCGTGCTGGGCGGTACGTCCACCATCAACGACATGGCCTACATGCGCGGCAGCCCCGCCGACTACGACGAGTGGGCTGTCATCGGCAACCACGGCTGGGACTTCTCTCACGTCCTCCCCTACTTCAGATACTCCGAGGGAAATTATGACAAAGACATCTCTAAGAATAAACTCTTCCATTCCACTCAAGGACCTCTAGATGTCGGAAGATACCCATATGCTGATTATAATGTCGATGTTTTGTTAAGCGCGCTTAATGAACTAGGTTATAATTATACTGATATCAATGGAAAAGAGCAGTTAGGCTTCATGAGAATACAAACCATGTCGTATTTCGGAGAAAGAGTCAGCGCGTACACAGCTTTCATTGAAGCTATCAGAAGTCAGAGAACGAATTTAGATATAGTTACGGAGGCGCTTGTAACTAAAGTCAATTTTGCTGATGGGAGCGAAAATATTAAAGCTACGGGAGTGGATTACATTGTAAATGGTACAAAAGTTAAAGTAAGCGTCACTAAAGAAGTTATATTAAGCGCCGGGGCCATAAATTCCCCGAAATTGTTAATGGCTTCTGGAGTAGGCCCTAAAGAGTACTTAGAATTTTTATCGATAAATGTTTATAACGATTTAGCTGTAGGTTCTAATTTTCATGAtcatttatcagtatgtctacCTGTTATAAAGTTGGGGAAGACGGCAACGACTAAAAAGTTTCCAGAtaaattaaaagacatatcaaCGTATTACAAGAAAAGTACCGGCCCTTTGTCAGCAAATTTTCAAGTGGTGGCATTTTTAGAGACAAATGTATCGGATATACTTAATACTGCAGATATCGAAGTAAGATTCCGAGGACATAACTCCAATATGTACTATACTCATATCGATATGTGCGTTTCTCTGTTAACGCCCAAAAGCCGTGGTCAGGTAATTCTAAATTCTAGTAATCCAGTGTATGGGAATCCACTGATATACCCGAACTTTTTAAAAAATCCTACAGATGAGAGAAAATTGCTGTACGGAATACAAGAGGTAGTAAAGCTTTTTGACACTGAAGTATTCAGAACGGCAGAGCTAGAGTTTGACCCACGGCCCATATTGAACAACGAATGCCAAGATTATGAGAAGGTGTCTGATGAATTTTGGTTATGTATCATTCGGCATTTCTCGAGTCctttacataattatgtcgGCACGTGTAAAATGGGCACAGCGGCCGATCAAACGGCAGTGGTCGATCAAAAATTAAAGGTTTATGGCATAAGTAACCTGCGAGTGGTCGACGCATCTGTGATTCCAAAAATAACAAGAGGTTCCACTGCAGCTCCTGTTATTATGATTGCGGAAAAAGCAAGtgatttaattaaaacagattggtattga